A genomic region of Bernardetia sp. ABR2-2B contains the following coding sequences:
- a CDS encoding class I tRNA ligase family protein — protein MEYNPRLIEPKWQLAWEEKEVYKVENDTTKPKYYVLDMFPYPSGSGLHVGHPLGYIASDILSRFKRLKGFNVLHPMGFDSFGLPAEQYAIETGQHPAITTAQNIQTFKAQFDKIGFSFDWSREVRTSNPDYYRWTQWIFKQLFESFYNNETERAEEIQKLITTFETEGNQKVDAACDDDTPSFSAEEWKNFTEKEKSDVLLKYRLAYKSEAIVNWCAELGSVLAHDEIKDGLSERGGYPVERKKMPQWMMRTTAYSDRLLSGLEEVEWSDALKEMQKNWIGKSYGAELSFQIEENKDNRKSEELKELIAFTTRPDTIYGVTYIALAPELEIIDELTTKEQRAAVENYVKVAKNRSERERQTEVKTVSGVFTGSYVINPISGKRTPIWVADYVLSGYGTGVVMGVPSSDERDFRFATHFGLDIIKVIKETKTDSTGNVLEAYTEKTGEIMNSDFLDGMSVKDAIQAAIKKLEEKKAGTGKINFRLRDAAFGRQRYWGEPIPIYYKDDIPHSLPDLDLPLMLPEVDSYKPTAEGEPPLGRAEGFVYQGKYPYELTTMPGWAGSSWYFLRYTDPQNMRVFASKEAVDYWNQVDVYIGGAEHAVGHLLYSRFFTKFLHDKGFLNFDEPFKKLVNQGMIQGKSSLIYRISGFQVYLSEGIYQQVESLTSDAEKIEGINEVAGHEAIPANTKISITPLHVPVSMVKDDVLDIEKYQKFRPETENAEFIKEENGSFVCGSQVEKMSKRLHNVVNPDDVVSEYSADALRLYEMFLGPLEYSKPWDTSGIDGVQKFLRKVWRLFYDNNGDLVLTNEKPTKEEFKTLHKTIKKIEDDIERLSLNTSVSAFMICVNELTSMKCHKREILEPFLVILSSFAPHITEELWHIALEKDTSIIKAEFPVYNEEYLKENEFEYPVSINGKVRAKMSFALETPKEDIEKHVLGDETIQKWLEGKTPKRFILVPKKIVNIVI, from the coding sequence ATGGAATACAATCCACGTCTTATCGAACCCAAATGGCAATTAGCTTGGGAAGAAAAAGAGGTTTATAAAGTTGAAAATGATACTACAAAACCGAAATATTATGTATTAGATATGTTTCCTTACCCTTCGGGTTCTGGGCTTCATGTCGGTCATCCACTTGGTTATATTGCTTCAGATATTTTGAGTAGGTTTAAGCGTTTGAAGGGATTTAATGTTCTTCATCCGATGGGGTTTGATTCTTTTGGTCTTCCTGCCGAGCAGTACGCTATCGAAACAGGTCAGCATCCAGCCATAACAACAGCGCAAAATATTCAGACCTTCAAAGCACAATTTGATAAGATTGGTTTTTCATTTGATTGGTCAAGAGAAGTCAGAACTTCAAACCCAGATTATTACCGTTGGACACAATGGATTTTCAAACAGCTTTTCGAATCATTTTATAATAATGAAACAGAAAGAGCTGAAGAAATTCAAAAATTAATTACAACTTTCGAAACAGAAGGAAATCAAAAAGTAGATGCAGCTTGTGATGATGATACGCCTTCTTTTTCAGCAGAGGAATGGAAAAACTTTACAGAAAAAGAAAAATCAGATGTTTTATTAAAATATCGTTTGGCATATAAATCAGAAGCAATTGTAAACTGGTGTGCCGAATTAGGTTCTGTGTTGGCACATGATGAAATAAAAGATGGTCTTTCAGAGCGTGGTGGTTATCCTGTCGAAAGAAAAAAAATGCCTCAATGGATGATGCGTACAACAGCTTATTCAGACCGTCTTTTGAGTGGTTTGGAAGAGGTAGAATGGTCAGATGCACTCAAAGAAATGCAAAAAAATTGGATTGGAAAATCCTACGGTGCAGAACTTAGTTTTCAAATTGAAGAAAATAAGGATAATCGGAAAAGCGAAGAATTAAAAGAACTTATTGCCTTCACTACTCGCCCAGATACAATTTATGGAGTAACTTATATTGCCCTTGCCCCAGAGCTTGAAATAATTGATGAGCTTACTACGAAAGAGCAACGAGCAGCCGTAGAGAATTATGTCAAAGTTGCTAAAAACCGTTCGGAGAGAGAGCGTCAGACAGAAGTAAAAACTGTTTCGGGTGTCTTTACAGGAAGTTATGTAATTAATCCAATTTCTGGAAAAAGAACTCCTATTTGGGTCGCTGATTATGTTCTTTCTGGGTATGGAACAGGTGTTGTGATGGGCGTACCGTCGTCTGATGAGCGAGATTTTCGTTTTGCTACTCATTTTGGTTTGGATATTATAAAAGTAATCAAAGAAACCAAAACCGATTCAACTGGAAATGTTTTGGAAGCCTACACAGAAAAAACAGGCGAAATAATGAATTCTGATTTTCTTGATGGAATGTCTGTAAAAGATGCCATTCAAGCAGCTATCAAAAAGCTAGAAGAGAAAAAAGCAGGTACAGGAAAAATAAACTTTAGGCTTAGAGATGCTGCTTTTGGTCGCCAAAGATATTGGGGAGAGCCGATTCCGATTTACTATAAAGATGATATTCCTCATTCTTTACCTGACTTAGACTTACCACTGATGCTTCCAGAAGTAGATAGTTACAAGCCAACGGCAGAAGGCGAACCACCTCTAGGACGTGCAGAAGGCTTTGTTTATCAAGGAAAATATCCTTATGAGCTTACCACAATGCCGGGGTGGGCAGGTTCTTCTTGGTATTTCTTGCGTTATACTGACCCTCAAAATATGCGTGTTTTTGCCTCAAAAGAAGCTGTAGATTATTGGAATCAAGTTGATGTTTATATCGGTGGCGCAGAACACGCCGTAGGTCATTTGTTGTATTCTCGTTTCTTTACTAAGTTTTTACACGATAAAGGATTTTTGAATTTTGATGAGCCATTCAAAAAACTAGTAAATCAAGGAATGATTCAAGGAAAATCTAGTTTGATTTATCGTATTAGTGGTTTCCAAGTTTATTTGAGTGAAGGAATTTATCAGCAAGTAGAAAGTCTAACCTCTGATGCAGAAAAAATAGAAGGAATAAACGAAGTAGCAGGACATGAAGCTATTCCAGCAAATACAAAAATTAGTATTACTCCTCTTCACGTTCCTGTAAGTATGGTAAAAGATGATGTTTTAGATATTGAAAAGTATCAAAAATTCAGACCAGAGACAGAAAACGCAGAATTTATCAAAGAAGAAAATGGCAGTTTTGTTTGTGGTTCGCAAGTAGAAAAAATGTCTAAACGTCTTCATAATGTTGTCAATCCTGATGATGTAGTTTCAGAATATAGTGCTGATGCGCTTCGTTTGTACGAAATGTTTTTAGGTCCTTTAGAGTATTCAAAGCCTTGGGATACAAGTGGAATTGATGGCGTTCAGAAATTTTTGAGAAAAGTATGGCGTTTGTTCTATGACAATAATGGCGATTTGGTTTTGACAAATGAAAAGCCAACAAAAGAAGAGTTTAAGACACTTCACAAAACCATCAAAAAAATAGAAGATGATATTGAGCGTTTGTCTTTAAATACTTCTGTAAGTGCTTTTATGATTTGTGTAAACGAGCTTACTTCGATGAAATGCCACAAGAGAGAGATTTTAGAGCCGTTTTTGGTTATTCTTTCTTCTTTTGCACCTCATATTACCGAAGAGCTTTGGCATATTGCTTTAGAAAAAGACACTTCTATTATTAAGGCAGAATTTCCAGTTTATAATGAAGAATATTTGAAAGAAAATGAATTTGAATATCCAGTTTCGATAAATGGAAAAGTACGTGCTAAAATGTCTTTTGCCTTAGAAACGCCAAAAGAAGATATTGAAAAGCACGTTTTGGGAGATGAAACTATTCAGAAATGGCTAGAAGGAAAAACTCCAAAGCGTTTTATCTTAGTACCTAAGAAGATTGTTAATATTGTGATTTAA
- a CDS encoding YggS family pyridoxal phosphate-dependent enzyme, whose translation MVNKSQLRIKNYELEMKESIKENLDEILSKLENSEAKLIAVTKTHPLEKLQTLYDLGFKAFGENRVQELTEKYEKLPKDIEWHLIGTLQTKKTKYIAPFVSMIHSVESFKLLKEINKRAAQNERVIECLLQMHIAEEDTKFGLDEKELYEILENEELKTFENIKLVGLMGMATFTDNENQVRSEFKKLKSLFDKIKENQDSFNENMTKKNIDFKELSMGMSGDYPIAIEEGATLVRVGSAIFGKR comes from the coding sequence ATGGTAAATAAAAGTCAATTACGAATTAAAAATTACGAATTAGAAATGAAAGAGTCTATCAAAGAAAATTTAGATGAAATTTTATCAAAACTAGAAAACTCAGAGGCAAAATTAATTGCTGTTACCAAAACTCATCCTTTAGAAAAATTACAAACATTATATGATTTGGGCTTCAAAGCCTTTGGAGAAAACCGAGTACAAGAACTTACAGAAAAGTATGAAAAGCTACCAAAAGATATAGAATGGCATTTAATAGGAACTCTTCAAACCAAAAAAACGAAATATATTGCACCTTTTGTTTCGATGATTCATTCTGTTGAGAGTTTTAAGTTACTCAAAGAAATAAATAAAAGAGCTGCACAAAACGAAAGAGTAATTGAGTGTTTGTTACAAATGCACATTGCAGAAGAAGATACGAAGTTTGGCTTAGATGAAAAGGAACTCTATGAAATCTTAGAAAATGAAGAATTAAAAACCTTTGAAAACATAAAACTTGTCGGTCTGATGGGAATGGCAACCTTTACAGATAATGAAAATCAAGTTCGTTCAGAGTTTAAGAAACTAAAAAGTCTTTTTGATAAAATAAAGGAAAATCAAGATTCATTCAATGAAAATATGACAAAAAAGAACATAGATTTTAAAGAGTTATCTATGGGAATGAGTGGAGATTATCCAATTGCTATTGAAGAAGGTGCAACGCTTGTACGTGTAGGAAGTGCTATTTTTGGAAAGAGATAA
- a CDS encoding HPF/RaiA family ribosome-associated protein encodes MKVQFNTDNTIDGDARTQEFFSDLISKKLDRYDEHVTRVEVHISDENGKKGGPDDIKCVLESRFEGRQPITVSAQEDTIEKAVSSAIDKAKAALDSFLGKIQNR; translated from the coding sequence ATGAAAGTTCAATTTAACACAGACAACACTATTGATGGAGACGCAAGAACTCAAGAATTTTTTTCTGACTTAATATCAAAAAAACTAGATAGATATGATGAGCATGTTACTAGAGTAGAAGTCCATATTTCTGATGAAAATGGAAAAAAAGGAGGTCCTGATGACATAAAATGTGTATTAGAATCAAGATTTGAAGGAAGACAACCTATTACTGTTTCGGCACAAGAAGACACAATTGAAAAAGCTGTTTCATCGGCGATTGATAAAGCAAAAGCTGCTTTGGATAGTTTCTTAGGAAAAATACAGAATCGTTAA